The Deltaproteobacteria bacterium genome window below encodes:
- the murA gene encoding UDP-N-acetylglucosamine 1-carboxyvinyltransferase, which produces MDKFLITGGVPLHGEVRISGAKNAALPLMAAALLTDAEVTLHQLPAVHDIRTMERLLTHLGTTWQDGQTIRIRAEHLTEPSAPYEIVKTMRASSLVLGPLLARCGFARVSLPGGCAIGERPLDLHLKALTAMGANIEIAEGYIVARAKRLRGAEITFDKVTVTGTENLMMAATLAEGTTVLHHAAREPEIPALAACLTQMGAQIEGAGTERITIIGVSRLNGTTCTIIPDRIETGTFMIAAAMTAGDVRLQGAIPAHVGALITQLQAAGATVTEEPGALRVTASARLTGVDCTTSPFPEFATDLQAQWMAAMTTARGSSRIEETVFENRFMHVAELKRLGADITVEGTTAIVRHVEQLHAAPVMATDLRASACLVLAGLIADGTTEIQRVYHLDRGYEHFEAKLRNLGARIERVHS; this is translated from the coding sequence ATGGACAAATTCTTAATCACTGGCGGCGTCCCATTACACGGCGAGGTGCGGATCAGTGGCGCAAAGAACGCGGCGCTTCCACTCATGGCCGCGGCGTTACTGACCGACGCCGAAGTCACGTTGCACCAACTCCCTGCGGTCCACGACATCCGCACCATGGAGCGGTTGCTCACCCATCTCGGCACTACGTGGCAGGATGGTCAGACCATCCGGATCCGAGCGGAACACCTGACCGAGCCGTCGGCGCCATACGAAATCGTGAAGACAATGCGCGCCTCGTCGTTGGTGCTCGGCCCATTGTTGGCCCGCTGCGGCTTCGCCCGTGTCTCGTTGCCCGGCGGCTGCGCGATCGGGGAACGCCCGCTGGACTTGCATTTGAAGGCGCTGACCGCGATGGGCGCGAACATTGAAATCGCCGAAGGATATATCGTGGCGCGCGCGAAACGGTTGCGCGGCGCGGAGATCACGTTCGACAAGGTCACGGTCACCGGCACTGAAAATCTGATGATGGCCGCGACGTTGGCGGAGGGGACCACGGTCTTGCACCATGCGGCGCGCGAACCGGAAATTCCGGCGCTCGCCGCGTGCCTGACCCAAATGGGGGCCCAGATCGAAGGCGCAGGCACGGAGCGGATCACGATCATCGGCGTGTCGCGATTAAACGGCACGACGTGTACCATCATCCCGGATCGGATCGAGACCGGGACCTTCATGATTGCCGCCGCAATGACGGCCGGCGACGTGCGACTCCAAGGCGCGATCCCCGCCCATGTCGGCGCGTTAATCACGCAACTCCAAGCCGCCGGCGCCACGGTCACGGAAGAACCGGGCGCGCTCCGCGTCACCGCGTCAGCACGACTCACCGGCGTCGATTGCACGACCTCGCCGTTTCCAGAATTTGCGACCGACCTCCAAGCCCAATGGATGGCCGCGATGACCACGGCACGCGGCAGCAGCCGAATCGAAGAAACGGTATTTGAAAATCGGTTCATGCACGTCGCGGAATTGAAGCGGCTCGGCGCCGACATTACGGTGGAAGGAACGACGGCGATCGTGCGTCACGTCGAACAGCTCCACGCCGCACCGGTGATGGCCACCGATCTGCGCGCCTCGGCCTGCCTGGTGCTCGCCGGCCTGATCGCCGACGGCACCACCGAAATCCAGCGCGTGTATCACCTCGACCGCGGCTACGAACACTTCGAAGCAAAACTCCGCAATCTCGGCGCCCGCATCGAACGCGTGCACAGCTAA
- the prmC gene encoding peptide chain release factor N(5)-glutamine methyltransferase, with product MTKGDWWLVAGGWGADHESPITSHQSPVTPSTLLRTTTDRLAAAGVPDPQVDAEWLLAHCLGGRRVDLALQARQPLTSIQQRQCEQFVTRRLRREPLQYILGTQSFYGRDFRVTPDVLIPRPETETLVERALAVAKQPLQMLDLCTGSGCIAITLALERPAARITATDTSAAALTVARENAARHEIQERIAWFEADLFPPSPATYDVIISNPPYCPEAVWPTLQPEVRDWEPQTAVVSGNDGLALLRRIVQDAWRWLRAGGVLALEVGDDQAAHVVRSMETTGHYTALKIHRDLTGRERVITAEA from the coding sequence GTGACAAAGGGTGACTGGTGGCTGGTGGCTGGTGGCTGGGGAGCGGACCACGAGTCACCAATCACTAGCCACCAGTCACCAGTCACCCCTTCGACCCTCCTCCGCACTACCACTGACCGACTGGCGGCCGCCGGCGTGCCTGATCCGCAAGTGGATGCGGAGTGGTTGTTGGCGCATTGTTTGGGGGGGCGGCGCGTCGATTTGGCCCTGCAGGCGCGTCAGCCACTCACGTCCATACAGCAGCGGCAATGCGAACAGTTCGTAACGCGGCGGCTGCGGCGGGAACCGCTGCAATATATCCTCGGGACACAGTCGTTCTACGGACGCGATTTTCGCGTGACGCCGGATGTCCTCATTCCGCGGCCGGAGACAGAAACATTGGTGGAGCGCGCGCTGGCCGTTGCCAAGCAGCCGTTACAGATGCTCGACCTGTGCACCGGATCGGGATGCATTGCGATCACGCTCGCGCTGGAGCGACCAGCGGCACGGATCACCGCAACCGACACCTCCGCGGCGGCACTGACCGTGGCACGCGAGAATGCCGCGCGGCACGAGATACAGGAACGGATCGCGTGGTTCGAAGCCGACCTCTTTCCACCCTCCCCCGCCACGTACGACGTGATCATCAGCAATCCGCCGTACTGCCCGGAGGCCGTGTGGCCGACGTTGCAGCCGGAAGTGCGGGACTGGGAACCGCAAACGGCTGTCGTATCCGGCAATGACGGGCTTGCGTTGCTGCGACGAATCGTCCAGGATGCGTGGCGCTGGCTGCGAGCCGGAGGCGTGCTCGCACTGGAAGTCGGAGACGACCAAGCCGCACACGTTGTGCGTAGCATGGAAACCACCGGCCACTACACTGCACTAAAGATCCATCGCGATCTGACCGGACGAGAACGGGTCATTACGGCGGAGGCATAA
- the prfA gene encoding peptide chain release factor 1, whose protein sequence is MLTQLEKLRARYLELGTLLSDPAIMADQRQYQQCAKEHAGLKATMEAYEQYEQAAAALAANRELAQTESDPALQALIQEEQAELEPRVGALEQELRTLLLPKDPNDERNVLLEIRAGTGGEEAALFAADLFRMYCRYAEQRRWQVEVMDSNPTGLGGIKEVIALLHGQGAYSALKYESGVHRVQRVPHTEASGRIHTSAATVAVLPEAEDIDVQINESELRVDVFRASGPGGQGVNTTDSAVRITHIPSGMVVVCREERSQLKNKARALKLLRTRLLEQQQQAQEAAMRAERRQQVKTGDRSEKIRTYNFPQNRVTDHRTGLTLHQLDTILEGGLAPLLNGVRDYFQAEALRGGS, encoded by the coding sequence ATGCTGACACAACTGGAAAAATTGCGGGCGCGCTATCTGGAACTGGGGACGTTGCTGAGCGATCCGGCGATCATGGCCGATCAGCGGCAGTATCAACAATGCGCCAAGGAACACGCGGGGCTCAAGGCCACGATGGAGGCCTACGAGCAGTACGAACAGGCCGCTGCGGCGTTGGCCGCGAATCGCGAATTGGCGCAGACGGAGTCGGATCCGGCACTGCAGGCGTTGATCCAAGAAGAACAGGCGGAATTGGAACCGCGGGTCGGCGCGCTGGAGCAGGAGTTGCGCACCTTGCTGCTGCCGAAAGATCCGAACGACGAACGCAACGTGCTGTTGGAAATCCGCGCCGGGACCGGCGGCGAAGAGGCCGCACTATTCGCGGCGGACCTGTTTCGCATGTATTGTCGCTACGCCGAACAGCGCCGTTGGCAAGTTGAAGTCATGGACTCCAACCCGACCGGACTCGGTGGTATTAAAGAAGTGATCGCACTGCTCCATGGCCAAGGGGCGTACAGCGCGCTGAAATATGAAAGCGGCGTTCACCGCGTACAACGCGTCCCCCACACCGAGGCCTCGGGACGCATTCACACCTCCGCGGCCACGGTCGCGGTGTTGCCGGAGGCCGAAGATATCGACGTTCAAATCAACGAATCGGAACTGCGGGTCGACGTGTTCCGCGCCTCCGGGCCCGGCGGCCAAGGGGTGAACACGACTGACTCGGCGGTCCGCATCACGCATATCCCTTCGGGCATGGTTGTGGTCTGTCGCGAGGAACGTTCGCAGTTAAAGAACAAGGCGCGCGCCCTCAAGCTGCTCCGCACGCGGTTGCTCGAGCAACAACAGCAGGCGCAAGAGGCGGCGATGCGGGCGGAGCGGCGCCAACAAGTGAAGACGGGAGACCGGAGTGAAAAGATCCGGACGTACAACTTCCCACAAAATCGCGTCACGGATCATCGCACCGGGTTGACGCTGCATCAGCTGGACACCATCCTCGAAGGTGGCCTGGCACCGCTACTGAATGGTGTCCGCGATTATTTTCAGGCGGAGGCGTTGAGAGGTGGCTCGTGA
- the rpmE gene encoding 50S ribosomal protein L31: MKEKIHPKLHQIKISCACGHVIESQSTLTQSYAIEICSNCHPFFTGKQKFVDTAGKIDKFRKKYAKFEKAAAAS, from the coding sequence GTGAAAGAGAAAATCCATCCCAAGTTACACCAGATCAAGATCAGCTGCGCGTGTGGGCACGTGATCGAGAGCCAAAGCACGCTGACGCAAAGCTATGCGATCGAAATTTGTTCGAACTGCCATCCGTTTTTTACCGGGAAGCAAAAGTTCGTCGATACTGCGGGCAAGATCGACAAGTTCCGTAAGAAGTACGCAAAATTCGAAAAGGCGGCGGCTGCATCGTAA
- a CDS encoding DUF11 domain-containing protein, whose product MSGFVYYDQDQDGQVDDETFGVPNAPVELYLIAADTDSNTGSSNTSTAKSATPRAALDAESTLLGKSAQPSTAKATPTAPAADPAASSTETPDDPSTPPADPYAAPSTPAEPETPAVPSEPTPPAADATATPAPRGKFVASMHTDKRGSFSFGGLEPGEYEVRIGSDYGPLKEGYRVTTGGAAMPVKAGYLGAHVEVGMYRPGLNLLTKNCPDKIVAGEKRLCEVMYRNDAPTPLDHPIITVTLPQEIDVVAHDNGVYIAQTHQVQWVWPSIAPGQIVPAGFVIIPRPQSAREVELRFEWKLQSLTDPQETLVTAIETSISAEPRLQLQVAGPKSALPGKSVQYEVAYVNQGALQLNDAALTVTLPAEITHAATTDGTWAVESHELRWSLGTIPLGGQGARYFTIETPAVVAKETKLIFRAGLKANGLADGVQTNEFLTALQPNMEVLLTASPSPQAVVIDKTGHEDLVTWTVTVKQSGEKELKGVKLVATLDPNLSLQTITHDGSFVGDAQQVVWELGSVAGGGEVTVTVSAEPSDALTAMLNTLKMSFELSADALDPITKSADIQAKFESN is encoded by the coding sequence GTGTCCGGCTTCGTCTACTACGATCAAGACCAAGATGGGCAAGTCGATGACGAGACCTTTGGCGTGCCCAATGCCCCGGTCGAACTCTATTTGATCGCGGCCGATACCGACTCCAATACTGGAAGCAGCAATACATCGACTGCGAAATCTGCCACGCCGCGTGCGGCGCTCGATGCCGAGTCGACGTTGCTCGGCAAGTCCGCGCAGCCGTCGACGGCCAAGGCGACGCCGACGGCTCCAGCCGCGGATCCGGCCGCGTCGTCGACTGAAACGCCGGACGATCCCAGCACTCCTCCCGCAGATCCGTACGCGGCGCCCAGTACACCTGCGGAACCGGAGACCCCCGCCGTGCCAAGCGAACCCACGCCCCCGGCAGCGGATGCGACTGCCACGCCGGCCCCGCGCGGCAAGTTTGTCGCCAGTATGCACACCGATAAGCGCGGAAGTTTTTCGTTCGGAGGGCTGGAGCCGGGCGAATACGAAGTGCGGATCGGGTCCGACTATGGTCCATTAAAAGAGGGATATCGAGTAACGACCGGTGGGGCGGCGATGCCGGTCAAGGCCGGATATCTCGGCGCGCATGTCGAAGTCGGGATGTATCGTCCGGGATTGAACTTGCTCACGAAGAATTGTCCCGACAAGATTGTGGCTGGGGAAAAACGACTCTGCGAAGTGATGTATCGCAACGACGCGCCGACGCCGCTGGATCATCCGATCATTACCGTGACGTTGCCGCAAGAAATCGATGTCGTGGCGCACGACAACGGCGTCTACATTGCGCAGACGCATCAAGTGCAATGGGTGTGGCCGAGCATTGCGCCGGGACAGATCGTCCCCGCTGGATTCGTGATCATTCCGCGGCCGCAGTCGGCGCGCGAAGTCGAGCTGCGCTTCGAATGGAAACTGCAGAGCCTGACCGATCCGCAAGAGACGTTAGTGACTGCGATTGAAACGAGCATTAGTGCCGAACCACGCTTGCAGTTGCAAGTCGCGGGACCGAAGTCGGCGTTGCCGGGCAAGTCGGTCCAATATGAAGTCGCGTATGTGAACCAAGGCGCGCTCCAATTGAACGACGCCGCATTGACCGTCACGCTCCCGGCCGAGATTACGCATGCCGCGACGACCGACGGCACATGGGCCGTGGAGAGCCATGAACTCCGTTGGTCGCTCGGGACCATTCCGCTCGGTGGGCAAGGGGCGCGTTATTTCACGATCGAGACGCCGGCCGTGGTGGCCAAAGAGACGAAGCTGATTTTCCGCGCCGGACTGAAGGCGAACGGCTTAGCGGATGGCGTCCAGACCAACGAATTCCTCACTGCGTTGCAGCCCAACATGGAAGTCTTGCTGACCGCGTCGCCGTCGCCGCAAGCCGTCGTGATCGACAAGACGGGGCACGAAGATCTGGTGACTTGGACGGTGACGGTGAAGCAGTCCGGAGAGAAGGAATTGAAAGGCGTGAAGCTGGTTGCGACGTTGGACCCGAACCTGAGTCTTCAAACGATCACGCACGACGGGTCGTTCGTCGGCGATGCGCAGCAAGTGGTGTGGGAACTGGGGAGCGTCGCGGGCGGCGGCGAAGTGACGGTGACCGTCAGCGCCGAACCGAGCGATGCCTTGACCGCGATGTTGAACACGCTGAAGATGTCCTTCGAACTCAGCGCCGACGCATTGGACCCGATCACGAAATCCGCCGATATCCAGGCCAAGTTCGAATCCAACTGA
- the hutU gene encoding urocanate hydratase, with amino-acid sequence MARTVRAARGSTRSCRGWVQEAALRMLMNNLDPEVAERPQDLVVYGGRGKAARDWGCFDRIVSCLQQLRDDETLLVQSGKPVGICATHPDAPRVLIANSNLVGHWATWEHFNALERQGLMMYGQMTAGSWIYIGTQGIVQGTYQTFAAAGERHYGGSWAGRWVLSAGLGGMGGAQPLAATMAGASFLGVEVDPTRLQRRLETGYLDEVADSLDDALRALERANATQTPRSIGVCGNAADLFPELVRRGVRPDFVTDQTSAHDLLHGYIPNRMSLAEALALRAADPVRYEQEALRAVAEHVAAMLAFHHAGVPTVDYGNNIRAQAVLAGVTDAFAFPGFVPAYIRPLFCEGLGPFRFVALSGDPAEIALIDQELLRLFPEDRMLTRWLALAGRHIRFQGLPARICWLGYGARAKAGLLFNELVRTGRVTAPIVIGRDHLDCGSVASPYRETEAMRDGSDAVADWPILNALVNAVNGASWVSFHHGGGVGIGYSLHAGQVIVADGTAEAARRIERVLTSDPALGVMRHVDAGYEDAVVVAEKRNVKIPGVTC; translated from the coding sequence ATGGCTCGAACGGTGCGTGCGGCGCGTGGGAGTACGCGGAGTTGTCGCGGTTGGGTGCAAGAGGCCGCGCTGCGGATGTTGATGAACAATCTCGATCCGGAGGTGGCGGAACGGCCGCAGGACCTCGTGGTGTATGGGGGGCGCGGCAAGGCGGCGCGCGATTGGGGCTGTTTCGATCGCATCGTGTCGTGTCTGCAACAACTCCGCGACGACGAAACGTTGTTGGTCCAGTCCGGCAAGCCGGTCGGGATCTGCGCCACACATCCGGATGCGCCGCGTGTCTTAATCGCCAACAGCAATTTAGTCGGGCATTGGGCCACGTGGGAACACTTTAATGCGCTAGAGCGTCAAGGCCTCATGATGTACGGCCAAATGACGGCCGGATCGTGGATCTATATCGGGACGCAGGGGATCGTCCAAGGCACCTATCAAACGTTTGCCGCAGCCGGCGAGCGACATTACGGCGGTAGTTGGGCCGGGCGGTGGGTCTTGTCGGCGGGCTTAGGCGGAATGGGCGGGGCCCAGCCGTTGGCGGCCACGATGGCCGGTGCGAGTTTCCTCGGCGTCGAGGTCGATCCGACCCGTCTCCAGCGGCGGCTCGAAACCGGTTACCTCGACGAGGTCGCGGATTCGTTGGACGATGCGTTGCGCGCGCTCGAGCGGGCGAACGCGACGCAGACGCCGCGTTCCATCGGCGTTTGCGGCAATGCCGCAGACCTCTTTCCTGAACTGGTTCGCCGGGGCGTGCGGCCGGACTTCGTGACCGACCAGACCTCGGCGCACGACTTGTTGCACGGCTATATTCCGAATCGAATGAGTCTGGCGGAAGCGCTCGCACTGCGCGCGGCGGATCCGGTGCGCTATGAACAGGAGGCGCTGCGCGCGGTGGCGGAACACGTTGCTGCGATGTTGGCGTTTCATCACGCCGGCGTGCCGACCGTCGATTACGGCAACAACATTCGGGCGCAAGCTGTGCTGGCCGGTGTGACCGACGCGTTTGCATTTCCGGGATTCGTGCCGGCGTATATCCGACCGCTGTTTTGCGAAGGTCTCGGACCGTTTCGTTTTGTCGCGTTGTCCGGAGATCCGGCCGAGATCGCGCTGATCGATCAGGAACTGTTGCGACTCTTCCCGGAAGATCGGATGTTGACGCGGTGGTTGGCGTTGGCCGGGCGACATATTCGTTTCCAAGGCCTGCCGGCGCGGATCTGTTGGCTTGGCTACGGCGCACGGGCCAAGGCCGGGCTGTTGTTCAATGAATTGGTGCGCACGGGGCGCGTGACGGCGCCGATCGTGATCGGGCGCGATCATCTCGACTGCGGCTCGGTCGCGTCGCCGTATCGCGAAACCGAAGCGATGCGCGACGGCAGCGACGCGGTGGCCGATTGGCCGATCCTGAACGCGTTAGTGAATGCGGTCAACGGTGCGAGTTGGGTGTCATTTCATCACGGCGGCGGCGTCGGGATCGGCTACAGTCTGCATGCGGGACAAGTGATCGTCGCGGACGGCACGGCCGAAGCCGCGCGGCGTATCGAACGAGTGCTCACTTCCGATCCCGCACTCGGCGTGATGCGCCACGTAGATGCCGGGTATGAAGATGCGGTGGTCGTGGCGGAAAAACGCAACGTGAAAATTCCAGGAG